Part of the Ficedula albicollis isolate OC2 chromosome 6, FicAlb1.5, whole genome shotgun sequence genome is shown below.
TACCTCCTCTCTCCATTTGTCTTCCTTGTTTCCATTAGAAGGTAATAAAAACAGTGGAGCACCTAGAATCAGAAGTCAAATCGCTCCTCAACATTATCAGTGAGACAACATCGAATATCCCCACTGTTCCAGGAACTCCCCTTATAGACATTTTTGATGGTGAGTATCTGGTCAGTATAACTTAAGCTGAAGAAAAGGGTGACATATGTTATTATTAAATATGCCATATTTTCTCACTCAAGATGTGAACTAATTCCTCCATTCAGCTCAGGGTAGCTAGGGCCTCAGAACTGGAGGTCTCAGGACCCCAGTTCTTGGTCCAGTttggaaaatcagatttcaaCAACCACTAAAGAAAGGGCTGGGACAAAATGAAGCAACTCATCTTAGGAAGGTGGGACAGACAAAGTTATCTCAAGGTTCCTTTCACATTTAAGATCCTGTGATTCTTTAGCTTCATGTGTGACAAAATAAGGGAGGAcaacaaaattttttaaaaattggaggTATTGCCACTTTGATATTCTAAATCCAGCTTTGACATGTAAACCCCTTACACAAAACATGCTCCTGGATAAAcgcttttgaaataaattaaaccagAACAGAAATTAGTTGGATGAGACCATCTATTCTACTCACTTTCCTATAATGCTCTATGCTCTTCATCCTCAGCCTAAATATCAATAGTGCATTTAACAAGGTGAGACACTCTTGGTGGAAAATAAACCACTTGTGGCCAGATATAAGCATCCAGACATATTTATGAAGTGCATTCAGTGCTGGGCTGTTTGTTCATTTAAGGCAGCTTGCACCTGGGCACACTACAGTGCACATGATGGAAGTTGGCTTGAAGTAGACAGCAGCAGAGTTTATGCTGGTTTTTGGTTCTTGCAGTTGGCTGTATGGATCTGGTCACCATGACTGATAATGTCCTCATCGACTTTGTTATCAACTGAAGTTTACAGTTTTCTGTGAGGGGCAGTTAACAGGTTAACAATTAAGTTACTCCCCTGCAATGGAAGGGGGTATTCCAGTAAAGCATTGCAGTGAATTTAAAACGGAAATCAGCACATTTGCAGCAAATCTATAGCAAGCATTACTCAGATGGATCTTGCAACAACTGCCAAATTGCTCAAGAATTACAGACTGGATGTTCCCTCTATGATTTTGTGAATCAAAGTGACAATTCCCCACTGCAGAGTAGCAAGATTCatgtttttaatgagatttaTCCAAAAAGATTGATCCTGATCTcataagcaaaaataattacatcaGCTCTTCTCTCTACAGATACCAGCTGAGCACTGTGAAGACAGAAGACAGCTGAATGTAACAGTGTGGTTGTCATAAACAGTTGCACTTCTGATCATTTAATAAGCTTGTTTTTCCAGAATTTGTGCAGGGTGAAAAATCCTCAGCTGTAGTTTGTCTTCTGTGTTgctgtgctttaaaataaaaaggtacTTGCTTCCAGACACTGTTTCAAACTTTGCATTCTAAATCTTTCAGGAGCCTTACTTTATCAAAACTGCCTTTCAAATGCAGCATTGTCATTAAGAAAACATGATCAGTTGACATTCAGGACTAACTTCCCTTAAATTCAAAAActtcctccttcccttgcaAAGAAGAGAACTCTTGCCATTTGTTTCAGCCAACAAAGATAGACTTCAGCTGCAAATTCCTCTCAAGACATGCTCAGATTGTCTGACAGAAATGAGTGTATGGTCTGCCTTGGGATACCATTGGTATCTGCCATTGACCAAAATGGGAGTCCAGTCAGCAAGTCCCAGTCAGAATCCACCATTTGGACACACAGCTACCATATTCTGTAATCTTTACATTCCACTCCCTTGCCATGGTGACAAATGCAATCCAGAATTAAATCCAAGTCactcactttttctttcaagacAAATGGCAACACAACTTCCAGGAAAAAGGACCTGCCTGACCCTTACACTATAGAGGGAGCACACTTACATATGTGGAGTAAGGGGAGTTTGCATGCTCTTGATTAATGAGCAATCTATTTTCACTGACCTAGTTAGAAAACCTTTTCCCCACTTTGTACTTTTTACCTtcatgtgtttttattttgagaacaACAAACAGAAGAGATGTCATTCATGTcagcagggaataaaaaaatcagagttccAAGAGTAAGAGAAATTACaacaagcaaaatgaaaatactgagcAGTAACTACAGATTACACGTATCATGTACAGACAATTGCTCATCAACAGTGCACAATTCCCAAACACTTATCAAAACAACAATTTCTGAATAATCTTGTAGAAGAGAACTTCTATGGAAAAATCAAGTTACATAAACTGAGTCATCACTCACATACATCAATATGAACACCAAAAGGCACAGTCTGCAAAGACTTAGACACTTTAATTTCGTAACCTCTTcttacatacatatatttaagGCACAATCTGAAACTTTTAAACATTAATGACAGAATCTTTACTCCTGTCAACATTACTACTGCCTTGAGACAATCTGCCTTAGCAAGAATGAAATGTGGAACACATCTTCCTTGAAAAGAATCAAGGTAAAAAAAGAGAACTTGACAAAACTTCTTTAAAACAGTCTTAACTAGATACAAAACCTCGAGGCTGCTATCTCCACATTAAGGAAGTGGGCTAGCCCAAAACCAACTCTGCATACAATAGATATAAAACTTGCATTAAAATGGCACTCAGTGTTTATACAAAAGAACACCTTAAATCATACAACtgtgatttttgtttcataaaacAAACACTATTTCAGCATGATataagcagaaaagaaataatgaccTGTCATCTATGGATTGCTGAGGGTGTTATACAGAATCCTGAGTAGATGGCACATAAGCTTGGTATTCTGGGGGGTTTTAGCATTTATTACCTACTACTTTTGAACTGAAGATATATGCAATATTATAGTTTGAAATGCAATTGCTTTAGAAGAAACAGGTAATTACATATCTacttatggggaaaaaaagatgctCTGCAGCAAGTacatgaaaacagcagcttttttttaagaaaagctcAATGCTCCATTTAGTCATTTCCACCACACAACTTGAGTAGGATTTTCCGGTAGTCTCCTGAAGTATCACCCTGAAAATGaacccaaaaaaagaaaagttgaagGACAACCAAAAAAGATGAAGCCACAGCTGAAAAACTAACTTTCCTTCCAGGGACATTTTTGGCTCTACTTTTACAGAAATAAGCAGCAGAGTTTACATATACCTAACTATGGACATGCACACCCAATATTTACTGAAGCAGAGTTTTGACCAGGTTCAGTCCATTAAACAGATATGGCCTGTTCTGCTTCTGAATGGTAAATTATACTGCCAGATCAAAAGAGGAACAGGGGGGAACAAACAGTACAGAGGTTTTCCACCAATGTCTCACTGCTTTTTACTCATACACTAGCAGATGCAGAGCATGCAACTACTGTAGAAGAAACATTTGGCACATGCTAACCTCCAGAATGTCTACAGGATTTTTTCCAAACACCACCAAATTATAGACCCTCAATGTCCACAGCAGAAGGAATAAACAGGGGCTTAATGGGTTTGGCAACCTCATTACAAGGTAAATTAAAGTGACACCACTCCAGCTCTTATTACCCTGCCATTGGCCAGGCAACCTCTTGGCTGTTGCTACAGCTCTTAATAGCAGTAGGAGGGTGGATCAACTGCTAAAGAATCTGAAGTTTAGTCTATTTGCAAAATCTCTTGTACATTCAAGAGAAAGAGGAGACAATCCTCTAGAAGATTTTTAGAAGCTTTATATTCTTTAACACACAAATGAAGCAGAGCTCCATCGTTACTCAACTGGAGGACTGAGTGATTCCCACAAGATCATATAAGAAGATTGGGACAGAAGGGTCTCAGAAACCCCTCTGGACcaatttccctttcctttcttggCTGTTTGCTTGGTCTCCATCTCTAGTTTACCCAGCCCCCAGGCACACCCAAGTGCTCTCAATCCTCTGGCCCTTAGCCCCCATGCTCCTGGCAAATTCAGCAATCCAACACAGCCAGCTACACTCAGTGCAGGtaacagctgctctgctcaacAGCagtattttgctattttttagtattttgctGTCATGGCAGGGAAGGTAAGGTCTCCAAGTCTTACAGTGATATCTGAGTAGAGGGATCTGCCATACATCCTCTTGTACTCTGCACGTATGTCCAGCAGGTCAACCTCGCTGCGCGACACCATGATCCGGATCAGCGTCCTGTCCTTTGTTCCTGCTCCCTGaaacaaacaaagcagcaaacaaaacacaatgTATTGGAAAGTGTATGATACAGCActagtaaaaaaacaaaatgcctaTTTACTACCATAACCCCACTGACCTAATAAACTTGAACAGAATTTGGCTACCATGCTTTAATAGATCAAATTTAGTGGTAATTTAGTGGTAAGACACTAATTTCTCTGCACAAGAACAGCTTGAAAAAAAGAGGGGGATTGACAAAGGTACGGGGGGGTCAGGAAAATTTGGTGAGTTAAATGGCCTAGTTATTTATTTCTGCTAAAATTCCCTACTTTAAAAGCATCAATTTCAATGAGTTTTAAGCATATTTGTGTTTCATCAAgtgaagatttttattttatgtatggTTGTATTCATTGCTCTGTTAAGTTGGATCAACTTTGCTagatttttccagcctttcatAATAACGACTGCATCCTGTTAGTCATCTGCCCACTGAAAAATGTAATCCCTTCAGCTGCACAGTTCCTTCTCAAGAGCTGTACAAGGGGCTTTAAAAAACTTACACTGTAAGTTTATGTAGCTTGTCACAGACACCTACCTTCATTGCATTATGTAATCTCTCTGCAAAAAACGCTGGCGTGTTCTTGAGACACTTAACTGCAAAAAGGAACAGAGGAACAGTATTAGAGAGATCAGGCATTCCTTCTCAGTCAGAACTCAGTCATTTTATGCAACACAGTCACATGCTCGAATTTTACATAAACATACACTTGATATAATGCAGCTTCCACTCCTTCCATTagtcactgaaattatttttaatccaaaCAGTAGCTGCAATGCAGTTAAAGAACCTACACTGCATGGTTCAAAGCAAACACTTCTGTCACTAGAAACCATCTAGTGTGAAGCAGCCATAATGAACCTTTGAATTCTAATGATCAGCTCCTTGTTTATGAAGGGGAAAGACAGGATGAGGAGAGGGCAGAAGACTTGAAGGAACACATAGGTAGTGGTGCTGCTGGCTTCTTAATTCTAAATTTTTATGCCATGCATCTGCAAGGTGTGACAAATTCAAGTCCTGTCCTAGGACAAACTAGGAAACCACCTATGGTAGCAGAAAATCTTAGGTGGCTCCTTCTCCTTAAGGGCGAGTCATCACAACCCTTATTTTAAAGTCTTATTTTAGCCACAAAGTTCAGCAGAactcctgaaaaaaatttaacctGCTCATTTACTAATGACTGGATGTTGTATTTACTTAGCACAGTTCATTAGATatctgaaagaggaaaatctaAGTCAAATTACTGTCATGTTAATCAGGATAATGAAAGAATCCTCCATCACTAATCAGAATTAAAATCTATATATTGATGCAATGTTGGTTACAAGTAAACAATCATGCAAACTGTGGCAAACAGAGGAAACAGACCACACTTGACATTTAATAGCACAGTAAGGTATCAAAATCAATCACATAGAACCATAGAAGTAAAGGTGTAAACCCAGACAGGTTTTTCATAGCAACACACATTCTGTATAGGAAGAAGTACTTTTCTCATTAGGAAAATGTAGATGAGAGATAGCAGTTCACCACACAACTGTCAATGATATGTACAGCactattaaaaaatgaatgacAAAATGAAATGCATGTTTCTGTATCACTCTATTTAGCTAACACAACACACTTGCATTCTAAGATGTGTAAAGAGTTGTTGTAAGTTACCAGTTGTACAATCCAGAAAgctttaaagaaagcaaaattaaatattttcaattagaaaccctttttttcctgcaaataaGGTTCACAGAACAAATCATGTTAATACCATTTACTGATATAgatatatgtgtatatacatataattAAAAACCCCCACATAATCTATTTAATAAAGGGAGATATTCAGTGAATGTTAATGAAAAGCCTTGCTCAAAAGGGTATTGACTGTTTGCCAGCTACAGGCTCAGTTTTGAATCTGGATCTACATGGAGACCTGTCAAATCACTATGAAGCTCCACAAAGTCAAATGGCTTCTGAAGTCTCAGCAGTTTCTTTACCAAGGCAGTCTTTTTCTACAAACAGAGAAATTGCTTTTCCCTAAGCTTTGTTTTCTAACAACAGTTCCTGAGTTGAAAAAGTTTGAACCCTGGAAAAGGTCTGCAAATGAATCAGACACAATGAGCTAGATCCAGTTTGGATCATTAAAAGATCAGTACAATGACAAGTGTGGCCAAGCAGGATAAGAACAGTAGTTACATAGTTCACACATGCACAAGACAGGAGTGAAAAAAtgaggcttttaaaattaattttcattttgccaaGATTTTGTTACAAACttcattgaaaaaaatctgttgtggTTGAACCAAATATCTTCTCCTATCTCATTTTCAAGGGATGCAAAGttcatttttcctattttggtaggagtttttgggttttgtgtaCGTGGTTATTTGAGGAGTTTTTTTTGGTTACACCAATGCCATATTCAAAACCAAAGAACAACACTTATAAAGCAGGAGCTCTACATACTGCAGTATATTTACAgtaataaacagaaaaagaaactgagatGTAAAGACAAGAGACAAGAAGAAAGTGGTTCACAGTTATACCTataataaagcattttaaataaaagtactGCACAACTTGAGGCCTTGTCCCAACCTCATGGAAATAAATTACTGCTTCTGAAGATACAACAATAGACCTGAGGTAAGAGTTCTCACTCCTCGGAAGTACTGGGGGCAATTAAATACAAAACTTAATAAAATTGTAGCCacaggaaatgtggaaaaaataaccCATTGCAATCAAATGAAGTAACTAATTAGAGGTTTATGCCCGTATTTTGTTGAATTTCCAAAATTGTCCCAAATACTCCATTTTCACTGACTCATCAGTTGGTAGAAGTTCACTTCTTAAAACAGTGTCAATTATATTTAATCATTCTCCTCTCATTTTAACACGTGAAATTTAAATCCTGCAGttgcctgaaataaaaaaacttcATCTGTCATTTTCAGGTGAATTAAGTGCCCCACTTTACTAATCACAAACGACTTCACAGAAAGCTCaacataaaaagcagaaaactggaATTACTACTAATAAGAACACCCTTAGCTGAAGTCACAGGTGCCAGCTGTAGCAGAATAGCAGGAATGAACCTCTAAGGTGGCACATACCCACTGCCAGCATGCCCTTCTCCAGGTCCCCAGACATTTCACGACTTATGCTGCTTTCAATGTCCCGGTTACACATCCTCTGGTACTCGCTGAAGACTgttaatggaaaagaaatatttcagctctgCAACAAGAGGGGGCACTGGAATGTGCTGGATGGCTTCATTTCAATGGCACTTTTCAGCTGGATACTACAGTGAACTCACATTAGTTTGAACACCTCAAGGATTAATATTGTATTACCAACTATTTACATGTTATCATGCTCCTTTTAGCTTGCTTAGATCTGTCCTTTTCATTAAAGGGTTAGACCAAGAAAGCATGGCAAGTTTTCTAAGAAAGCTTAGGGTCtcaataaaattaagaaaatattcttaatttcctcctttcctccaaaTAAGTACCTCGCATGCCAACAGCAAATTGTAAAAGTTGCATGTAGTTACTGAAACGTTTCCACCACAACAGACAGATGCAGCAATTTACATTTGCAAGTAAAAGGAAGAATTGCAAGTGTCTTGCACACACAAGTATGCAATTCTAGTTTTTCAATTCTTTAATCAGAGATCATTTAAACAAGTATGACCTCTACCTGCTCTGATATTTAAGAAAGGTGactcttccttttcctcagcagaATTCACCCTGATTTTTTGTTGATGTCTTGTTGGGCTCATTTTACAGATGGAGGAAAttcaggcacagagcagtgctgtaCATTTTTATCATTACACACAACAGAATCAAGTTGCGGTTTATGAAGCACATCATTACCTGCTCCAAGGTGGGCCCTGCTTCTTGCACACAGAATGGCATTGAATTTGGATTCATCAGTTCCTAGACGGTTCTCTCCAGCTGCATACAACTCCTGAGCACAGAAGGGAATTCACACTTCATTACTCAGAAAAGTAGCCAGGCTTAACAGCTGAGTTACAGATTTGCTCCCTAGCAGCCTTTCCTCCTTTTATACTTATTTCTTAGCCTATGTAGCAATAAATAGCAACTAGTTCTAGCATTCCTATAATATGCTATGCTTGAGGTCTTCCTAGCTTCCTGATGCATAAGTGCTCCCACACAAGAGCTCCAGATTACTAAAGGAGGGGACATTGTTCAAAAAGTATCTGAAAATTGTTCTTCCTAATGGTCCTTACTTACACCTAGTTTTTCTTCTAGAATTCTAAATGTGTTCTGGGACGCTCTTGAGTTTTGGCTAAGGTGCACTATACAGAAAGCTAACAACATTACTATTTAAATGATACTAGTGTGGCTAAAACATTCCAGAGTTTTCCCTTTGCTATGTAGTGAAATGGaacatacagaaaaagaaatggggCAAACATTACTAAGTCCAAGTGTCTTATTTGCTGCAAAACTCCAGACTTCCTTAGACAACACACAAAGGCTAATGCAAAGGCTAAACATGAATAGTTTAAACATATCACCTCAAATCTCTTTGGACAATTTCCTTAGTAAGCAGCACAATCCAACACTTTGGAAAAGCCAAAGACCTGACAGAATGAGAGGTAAAATATCCTATGGACTGTACTCCCAAAAGCTTTATCTCTGTATTGCCCCTACATGGCTCTAATGCTCTGTCACAGCTTTTCGTATCCCTTCCATCCACTCAAACATAAGCACTGCATCAGAAGAAGTCACAAGGTATCCAAAACTAACAGTAAGCAGAATCCACACAGTCAAATTTCAGAATATTGAGCTGACTACAATTAGAAATGATGAAGCATTTCTACTGACCTGTACATCTCTTTGGACAGCAGACATGTCAACATTTGTACTTTCATCTCTGTTTCCCTGGAAGAATTAGAATATCCAAAAGTGTTACTAAGGGCTTTGATGGGCTGcctttttcttaaattaaaaaaaaaacaaaacaaaaaaccaaaccaaatctgCACCACCTACAAACACACAACAAACAAATTTCAAAATCCCAGTAGGCAAGTACCTGAGCAAGTGAAACTAAAAGCCTCTGAAAGTGTCCAGATGTGTCACTTTTTATTGCTTCCTCCAGAGTTTTCTTATATTCTGGAAAAGAGATAGTCATGAATCCCCACACAACCCTGCTCACTTCCTAAACTATTACTATGAGTCAGTGATTaagtaagaaaaagaagaaagttttgATGCACCAGATCTAACCTGCTTTATAGACCCTGCTGAGTTCCTGAATATGTGCATTACTGCGGGAAGCTAAGATTTCAATGAGACAATTTTCATCTGTGCCAACGCCCTAAAACAAGCAAAGGAGAAACATTTTAGATTCTTGATTTCTACAACCTAGtataaaagaaatgtaataaaattataaaggaaaaaaaaatcaaaatataacCTTGTATAGGAAGTCAAAGCAAGTAATCCCAAGTAAGTCCAAACTTTAAAATAGCAATCGAATATTTTAGCAGCTCAACTATTTCCTCTATCTTATAAATTTGTATCTCCTACACAAACCTTTATAGCTTCCTTGATTTCATAAGCATCAAACATGACAGGTGTCTTCATCATTGCCAAGATTGTCCTCTCAAAGTTACCTGATAGCTCAGACTTGAGATCCTTGATCAAATCctaatgagaagaaaaaacaaggaaaaaaatgtgtaaagaCCAAACTTGACAAAAGCAAGCATCAAAAATATGCATAAGCACTAGTAATATATGTTCAAAGTAAAGCTATTCCACTTGACACTAAAACCAGCATAAAGGAAAGTCTACATTGAGGTCATTAAGGTCCAATTAAATAGACTGCACAGACCAAAGAGTCAAAGTAACCATTTTAGCATAGAAACTGCTTTACATGTTTCATCTGCAACACTACAAGAAGAAGTCAAGCATGGGTAAAAAGTAGAACTCTGAACTGGCTAATGCACCTCCCAATCTTCTTTTCCCACCACTAAGTCTTCTGACTGCCACTGAAGGGATGTAGGCTCTTATAtcttcttccttctgttctCACAATGTACTTACCTTTCCATAAGCTGTTTTGAAGGACAGGATTATCTGCTGCCGTTGCTTGTTTGAACGACTTCCAAGACAATCGATGATCGCCTGCTCATCGGTTCCTGTACACGCACACAGACACCACCAGAATGAGCATCACCTCATGTGAGATTCTGCTTTCTATTTCTTCTGTTCTAAACCCAGCAGAAGGACAGGAATGCCTTGAATTCATCTGCAGTATCTACTCTTCTGTACAAGCACAGAACCTCAAGCTCACAAACACAGTAAGAATACAAACAAAAcctaaaccaaaaccaaactcaTGATATTGTTTATGCCTACATGAACTGCCAGTAATACTTCTGATAACCAAGGACAATCACATGTGAACTATCCCACTCAGTACACTCATAGCAATAGAAAAAGGTAAGTGCTGAATGGAGATGCAATTCTACTTTGAACTGAACTGAAAATCCTCAGACTGCTCACCGAATCCTTTCATGGCCTTCCTTAAAACTTCCGCATCCTTCAGAGGGTCAAAACCTGGTGCATCAGTGATTGTACCTCGGTTTCCATGCTAAAATGAGATCAATAGTGTTAAACAGTATAGTGTTAACAGCATATTAGTGTTAAATAGTGAAATACTGTGGTTTACTACTTAGGAAAGATGATCACTGttatcagttttctttttatgagaAAAGTAATAGAGAAAACTCAAACCAACCCTGCCTTAAGCAACTTGTAAATTTCTAGACACAAATTACAAGAAAATGCAAGATCAAGGTTTGCTGACATTAAATATGCTTTCCAATTAATTAAGGTTTAATTATACTGTATAAACAACTGGCAATACTTGCTAAAGTCAGGAAAGAACaagattaattaatttgaattcATGTCAAATCTTTTTTCTTGGATATCATGGTAAAACAATTTGTTTCAAGACACGTGAGCATATACTACTTGCATTTGAAAAGGTTCTGTCTCTCTATTCACTCAAACTCCTTTTCATaactttcttttcaattttatgATTGGTTTACActaaaacacacaaagaaaatgtaGACGAACATACATGCAGTCACAcctcaa
Proteins encoded:
- the ANXA11 gene encoding annexin A11, whose amino-acid sequence is MSYPGYPPAGGYPPAAPGSSPWGGAAYPPPSNPPPIGLENVAGYANQFNPSQMAGMASNLAGTFGGANVPQSMYPSTPGGYPPVPPGGFGQPPPGQQPSYGGYPPPGGNPPSGMPSYPGYGGGPMPGQPTPPPGQQPMNYPGFPATHPGQQPMPNYPAGPAVNPSMPSYSGSTGPAVTPVTHGNRGTITDAPGFDPLKDAEVLRKAMKGFGTDEQAIIDCLGSRSNKQRQQIILSFKTAYGKDLIKDLKSELSGNFERTILAMMKTPVMFDAYEIKEAIKGVGTDENCLIEILASRSNAHIQELSRVYKAEYKKTLEEAIKSDTSGHFQRLLVSLAQGNRDESTNVDMSAVQRDVQELYAAGENRLGTDESKFNAILCARSRAHLGAVFSEYQRMCNRDIESSISREMSGDLEKGMLAVVKCLKNTPAFFAERLHNAMKGAGTKDRTLIRIMVSRSEVDLLDIRAEYKRMYGRSLYSDITGDTSGDYRKILLKLCGGND